Below is a genomic region from Paraburkholderia sp. BL23I1N1.
GGCGAGATCATCAGCGTGATCGAAGGCATCGCATTCCAGACCAATATCCTGGCACTGAACGCAGCGGTGGAAGCGGCGCGCGCCGGTGAAGAAGGCCGCGGCTTCGCGGTCGTTGCGGGCGAAGTGCGCAATCTCGCGCAGCGTAGCGCGACGGCCGCCAAAGAGATCAAGGTATTGATCAATCAGTCCGTCGCGCAGGTTGGCGAAGGCTCGACTCTGGCAGGCAAGGCCGGCAGCACGATCGGCGAAGTGGTCGACGCCGTGCACCGCGTGACCGCGATAATGAACGAGATCTCGGCCGCTTCGAAAGAGCAGAGTTCGGGTATCGGCGAGGTCAATCTCGCGATCCGCCAGATGGACGATGTGACGCAGCGCAATGCCGCGCTGGTCGAGCAGGCAGCGGCCGCGGCAGGTTCACTCGATGAGCAAACCGAACGTTTGCGAAATGCAGTTGCCGTGTTCAAGATCGAACAACATGCTTGATTGAGTAGCGCGCTTATGCGCGCCGGCTATGGTAGCCAGCTGATGCAACCGGTTAGTGCAGCCGATTGAAAAAGGCCGTCATCCGTTAATCGGGTGGACGGCCTTCTGTTTGTCACGCCAGAACAGCCCTGAGCAGGTTACACAGTGCGCGGGTCGCTCCTGCGCGTAATAGGCCGCGCCAGCATGGCATCCGTGTCGAATAGCGTTAAAGCGATGTTTGCCAGCACACCTGAATTCTTCCAGCGCAGATAGTAGCGATGCGCAGTCTGATAAGGCGCATACCGGTCGGGCATCGCGTGCCACGGTTTGCCGGTGTGCAACACCCACAGCACGCTGTTCACCACGCAACGGATGTCGATGCAGGGACGGCCACGCCGAGGTCCGTGGTCCTTCATCTCAGGCAGGAGCGGCACGATGCGATGCCATTGCTCGTCGGTGAGATCCTGAATGGCTGGCGAGCGAGCCCGCGGGTTTGAAAAGGGAGTATCCATGCAGTAAAAACGCGCACCTGCAGCACACGTGCTAGCGTTGCTGCGAAAAGTAGTGTGTATAAATCGATCGTTTTCAGACTACCCCAAGCACGCTTTCAAGAAAGTCAATTATTGTCAGGCGCGTGTGCGCAATTGTCAGAAACCGCAATCCGTTATCGCATCAACGGATGAGTGGCGACGACCACCCAGGTGGCGCGCCCATAAAAAAAGGTGCCGCGAACGGCACCTTTTTATACAACAACCTGCTTCTGCTGAAGCTTAGAAGCGGTGACGCAGACCGACCGTAGCAGCCGTCTGGTTCTTCGACGACGACGGCAGTTGCGTTACGTCGCCGCTGTAGATCGAAGCGACACCGCCGTCGCCCATTGCGTGCTGATACACGGCTTGAGCGTAGACGTCCGTACGACGCGACAGCGCGTAGTCAGCTTGCAGGCCGATCTGGTGGTAGCGAACCGACTCCGAACCACCGTTCGCGCCAACGCCATAGCCCTTGCCGTCGGTGAACGTGTAAGCAACGCCCAGGCCCAGAGCCGGGGTCACGTTGTACTTGCCGTTGACTTCGTAGTTGTTAGCGCGCAGCGATTGCGTGCCACCGACGAAGTTGTCCGAACGCGATTGCGTCCATGCCAGACCGAGGGTAGCCGGGCCGAATGCGTACGAACCAGCAACGCCGAATTCACGTTGACGGAAGCTGCCGACGTTGCCTGCCAGAGCGTTGACGTACGAACCGTCCGAAGCGCCGCCGTTAGCTGCGCCCGGGTTGTTCTGCTGTGCGTAAGCAGCACCCAGGTGCAGGCCTTGCCACTGGTATGCAGCACCAACGCTGTATTCGCGGTTGTTTGCGAATGCACCAGCCTGGTTCGAGAAGCCGTACGTGCCGCCGAACGTGAAGCCAGCGTAGTTAGCGCTCGAGTACTTGATCGAGTTGTTGACTGCGTAGCCGCCGTTCGTGCTCAGGTTGTCATTGTTGAACGGGTGCGCGAAGTACGTACCGCCCCAGCTGCCCGTTGCGGTCAGCGGTGCCAGGTAGTCTTGTGCTGCGTCGTACTGACGACCCAGCGTGACCGTACCGAATTGCGCGCTCGACAGACCGACGAACGCTTGACGGTTGAACATGCCGTTGTTGTTAGCGAACTTGCCGTTGTTGATGTTGAAGCCGCTTTCCAACGTGAAGATTGCCTTCAGACCGCCGCCCAGATCTTCCGAACCGCGCAGACCAAACATGCTTTGGTTGATGCCGCCGCTACCAGCTGCCCACTTTGCGTTGTGGTTGACATTGCTGGTGTACGTCAGGCCTGCGTCCAGCAGACCATACAGGGTCACGCTGCTTTGTGCGTGAGCGACGGAAGCGAACGATGCGGCAACTGCAACGACGATGAGACTCTTTTTCATGCGTGGGACTCCAGTTCGATAAATTTACGCGGGGAGCGGGACCTGCCTCGACAGCGCATGCATCACTCGCTGCCGCCCTGTTCGCCGAACCGTTTCGGATCAGCCGGGCACCCTTTAAACGAAGCGTGAGTGTAGGTGGAGACCCTAGTAGCAACGCCCGCAATTTACGCAACATGATCTTTCGGAATTCGCAATAATCAAATCAAGATAGGCATTAAGTCTTTGTTTTTCAGACGTTTATCGCAAAATGGCAGCACCGACGTGCCTGCTCTGGCCAAAAATTATTTTCAACATTTCAATATTAAAGTTGTGTGAATGCAACAGCATTTAATATGCGTGACGTAATCGGGTCGGAGCGATTGAAAAGTGAAAGACGTCTGATTGCTCGAAAATCGGGCAATTGCGAGAGGCGCAATTCGAAGCACTGTAAATTTATTTCTGAAAAGTGGGAACTTAATTGATTTTATGCGGTCGGCGATTTAGCGCTGAATATACTGAGGGAACAGATAGAAAAGATAAAAACGGGTATTCGCATTAACTGCAATTAAAAAAGCGGGGGGCGGGTCGCGAATCGGTGCTCGGGCGCGTGGCTTGATGAAGCGAAGTGAGTGAAGCCTTCAGCACG
It encodes:
- a CDS encoding porin, whose translation is MKKSLIVVAVAASFASVAHAQSSVTLYGLLDAGLTYTSNVNHNAKWAAGSGGINQSMFGLRGSEDLGGGLKAIFTLESGFNINNGKFANNNGMFNRQAFVGLSSAQFGTVTLGRQYDAAQDYLAPLTATGSWGGTYFAHPFNNDNLSTNGGYAVNNSIKYSSANYAGFTFGGTYGFSNQAGAFANNREYSVGAAYQWQGLHLGAAYAQQNNPGAANGGASDGSYVNALAGNVGSFRQREFGVAGSYAFGPATLGLAWTQSRSDNFVGGTQSLRANNYEVNGKYNVTPALGLGVAYTFTDGKGYGVGANGGSESVRYHQIGLQADYALSRRTDVYAQAVYQHAMGDGGVASIYSGDVTQLPSSSKNQTAATVGLRHRF
- a CDS encoding transposase codes for the protein MDTPFSNPRARSPAIQDLTDEQWHRIVPLLPEMKDHGPRRGRPCIDIRCVVNSVLWVLHTGKPWHAMPDRYAPYQTAHRYYLRWKNSGVLANIALTLFDTDAMLARPITRRSDPRTV